Proteins co-encoded in one Acidovorax sp. 69 genomic window:
- the greB gene encoding transcription elongation factor GreB, with product MSKAFTKEADGGADDDELALPPLPAGGKNYITPAGYARLRDELLELIDNERPKIVDVVHWAASNGDRSENGDYLYGKKRLREIDRRIRFLTKRLEIAEVVDPSLHVGSDQVFFGATVTYVDDEGVERTITIMGIDEADSRELQVSWISPVARALLKARVGDEVQLPTPGGVRTLEVVDVQYPSPRIG from the coding sequence ATGAGCAAGGCTTTTACCAAAGAGGCTGATGGTGGTGCTGACGATGATGAGCTGGCGTTACCACCACTGCCCGCAGGTGGCAAAAACTACATCACTCCTGCGGGTTACGCGCGCTTGCGGGATGAGTTGCTTGAATTGATCGACAACGAGCGCCCCAAGATCGTCGATGTTGTGCATTGGGCGGCCAGCAACGGCGATCGGTCAGAAAACGGCGACTATTTGTATGGCAAGAAACGCCTGCGCGAAATTGATCGGCGCATCCGATTTCTGACCAAGCGGCTGGAGATTGCCGAAGTCGTGGACCCCAGCTTGCATGTGGGAAGCGATCAGGTTTTCTTTGGGGCAACCGTGACTTATGTGGATGATGAGGGTGTTGAACGCACAATCACCATCATGGGCATAGATGAGGCTGACAGCCGCGAGTTGCAGGTCAGCTGGATCTCTCCAGTCGCGCGAGCGCTGCTGAAAGCCCGTGTGGGCGATGAAGTCCAATTGCCAACCCCAGGAGGTGTTCGTACCCTGGAGGTGGTAGACGTGCAGTACCCGTCTCCCCGCATTGGATAA
- a CDS encoding NAD kinase, whose product MTSKFRRVALIGKYQALSAGSAGDSSRQALEGIAHFLENQGCDIVLEAETASNTGIANYPSLNVDDIGTRCDLGLVVGGDGTMLGIGRRLARFGTPLIGINQGRLGFITDIPLDTYQTTLPPMLQGAYEEDLRPLMHATVVRDGRVVFEALAMNDVVVNRGATSGMVELRVEVDGRFVANQRADGLIIASPTGSTAYSLSAGGPMLHPSIPGWVLVPIAPHTLSNRPIVLSDATEVAVEVVSGRDVSANFDMQSLASLLHGDRILVKRSEHCVRFLHPQGWNYFATLRKKLRWNEGGS is encoded by the coding sequence ATGACGTCCAAATTCCGCCGTGTCGCACTCATAGGCAAGTATCAAGCTTTATCTGCGGGCTCCGCGGGCGACAGCTCTCGTCAGGCACTAGAAGGCATTGCCCATTTTCTGGAGAACCAAGGGTGCGACATCGTTCTTGAGGCAGAGACGGCAAGCAATACGGGAATAGCAAACTACCCTTCACTGAATGTAGACGACATCGGGACCCGGTGCGATCTGGGATTGGTGGTGGGCGGAGATGGCACTATGCTTGGTATCGGCCGACGGCTCGCCCGTTTTGGAACCCCGCTCATTGGCATCAACCAAGGCCGACTGGGGTTCATCACCGACATTCCGTTGGATACCTATCAAACCACGCTGCCCCCAATGCTTCAAGGAGCGTATGAAGAGGATCTGCGGCCACTAATGCACGCCACCGTGGTGCGGGATGGTCGTGTGGTTTTCGAAGCCCTTGCGATGAACGATGTGGTTGTGAACAGAGGCGCGACATCCGGCATGGTGGAGCTGCGTGTTGAGGTGGATGGGCGCTTTGTAGCCAATCAACGCGCAGATGGTCTCATCATTGCATCACCAACCGGATCAACGGCCTATTCGCTGTCCGCCGGTGGCCCGATGCTGCACCCGTCCATTCCTGGCTGGGTTCTAGTACCCATTGCTCCCCACACGCTCTCGAACCGTCCCATCGTTCTGTCGGATGCCACAGAAGTCGCAGTGGAAGTTGTGAGTGGCCGGGATGTCAGCGCCAACTTTGACATGCAGTCATTGGCCTCCTTGCTCCACGGTGACCGCATACTGGTCAAGAGATCGGAACACTGCGTGCGATTTCTGCACCCCCAAGGTTGGAACTACTTTGCAACGCTGCGCAAGAAGTTGCGCTGGAACGAAGGAGGCTCCTGA
- a CDS encoding dynamin family protein, which produces MGPSFNEQFDQHGVWRREFAQQLKRLADWMSSHDLMDAAVQERLHRLEEQVRSDKVMVAFVAEFSRGKSELINAIFFADYGRRIMPASAGRTTMCPTELGYDATVSPSLRLLPIETRLQMQGLAEWRVKTDRWMEIPLDVSNADQIAKALEKVAEVRKVSLDNARALGFWHDELTDENPVPDAQGLVEVPMWRHAIINIPHPLLKQGLVILDTPGLNAVGAEPELTVNLIPQAHAVVFILSADTGVTRSDLSIWREHLAISPDSMDARLVVLNKIDTLWDTLNSAEQVQAQMERQCRTSAEMLGVPLGRVVPVSAQKGLVAKITADDLLLETSGLPVLEEALAKGIMGRRQSILRAAVATGVASLRTETSRVINIRRRDLDDQMAELRSLRGKNASVIESMRHRIEQEQREFDLSTAKIHAVRAVHLKLLRDVFQQLGAKALKAELAELAQTLQQKGLKLGVKKIYVQTFDKLRGTLDKAQASGTEIQAMLGGTFRQLNAEFGFSLQVPSPPQLEHFAHDLNQIEQSHLQYLGMGNALKLAQPEFAERLVRALAMRLRTVYESAANDLELWSKSATAQLDAQLRERRRSFARRIEAVDRIQQAASGLVERISEIEIGEDELGLLERKLQELTSKLIALPGLEPVVPDAHLVSA; this is translated from the coding sequence GTGGGACCTTCATTCAATGAGCAGTTCGACCAGCATGGCGTCTGGCGGCGGGAGTTCGCTCAGCAGCTCAAGCGGCTGGCTGATTGGATGTCTTCGCATGACCTCATGGACGCTGCCGTGCAGGAGAGGCTGCATCGGCTGGAGGAGCAAGTTCGCAGCGACAAAGTCATGGTGGCGTTTGTTGCAGAGTTCTCTCGTGGCAAGTCCGAGCTGATCAACGCGATTTTTTTCGCGGACTACGGGCGCCGCATCATGCCCGCGAGTGCTGGCCGCACGACCATGTGTCCGACGGAGCTAGGCTATGACGCTACGGTGTCCCCTAGCCTCCGCCTGCTTCCTATTGAGACACGTCTTCAGATGCAGGGCCTGGCGGAGTGGCGGGTAAAGACGGACCGCTGGATGGAAATTCCGCTGGATGTCAGCAATGCAGACCAGATCGCAAAGGCCTTGGAGAAGGTGGCTGAAGTGCGTAAGGTCAGCCTCGACAATGCCAGGGCGCTGGGTTTCTGGCACGACGAGCTGACCGATGAAAACCCCGTGCCTGATGCCCAGGGTCTCGTCGAAGTGCCCATGTGGCGGCATGCCATCATTAACATTCCCCACCCTTTACTCAAGCAGGGCTTGGTGATCTTGGATACCCCTGGCTTGAATGCGGTGGGCGCAGAGCCTGAACTCACCGTCAACCTGATACCTCAAGCCCACGCGGTCGTTTTCATTCTGAGCGCCGATACGGGCGTCACCCGTTCTGATCTGTCTATCTGGCGTGAGCATTTGGCTATTTCACCCGACAGCATGGATGCCCGGTTGGTGGTGTTGAACAAGATCGACACGCTCTGGGACACACTCAACAGCGCCGAGCAGGTTCAGGCGCAAATGGAGCGCCAGTGCCGCACGTCTGCAGAAATGCTGGGCGTGCCGCTGGGCAGGGTGGTGCCCGTGTCTGCCCAGAAAGGGCTGGTCGCAAAGATCACTGCAGACGATCTCTTGCTCGAAACCAGCGGATTGCCTGTGTTGGAGGAGGCGCTGGCCAAAGGCATCATGGGTCGACGCCAGTCCATCCTGCGGGCCGCTGTGGCTACGGGGGTTGCCAGCCTGCGCACGGAGACTTCTCGGGTCATCAATATCCGTCGGCGTGATCTGGACGACCAGATGGCTGAGCTGCGTAGTTTGCGGGGTAAAAACGCGTCGGTGATTGAATCCATGCGGCACCGCATTGAGCAGGAACAGCGAGAATTCGATCTGAGCACGGCAAAAATCCATGCTGTTCGTGCCGTACACCTGAAACTCCTGCGCGACGTGTTTCAGCAACTAGGGGCCAAGGCGCTGAAGGCCGAACTGGCAGAGCTGGCCCAAACACTGCAGCAGAAGGGGCTCAAGCTGGGCGTTAAAAAGATATACGTACAGACTTTCGACAAGCTGCGCGGGACCTTGGACAAGGCACAGGCCTCTGGCACGGAGATTCAGGCCATGCTGGGAGGAACATTCAGGCAATTGAATGCTGAATTTGGGTTCTCGCTGCAGGTGCCTTCGCCTCCTCAACTGGAACACTTTGCGCATGATCTGAATCAGATTGAGCAAAGTCACTTGCAGTACCTTGGCATGGGCAATGCGTTGAAACTGGCGCAACCCGAGTTTGCTGAGCGGTTGGTGCGGGCTTTGGCTATGCGATTGCGGACGGTGTATGAGTCCGCTGCCAATGACCTTGAGTTGTGGAGTAAATCGGCGACTGCGCAATTGGATGCTCAACTGCGTGAACGACGCCGAAGTTTTGCTCGCCGCATCGAAGCGGTCGATCGCATCCAGCAAGCTGCAAGCGGGTTGGTGGAGCGTATCTCGGAGATCGAGATTGGCGAGGATGAGCTGGGCCTCTTGGAGCGCAAATTGCAGGAACTGACCTCCAAGCTCATTGCCCTGCCTGGCCTGGAACCTGTGGTGCCCGACGCTCATCTTGTGTCGGCATGA
- the hrcA gene encoding heat-inducible transcriptional repressor HrcA — MLDDRAKLLLKALVERYIADGQPVGSRTLSRASGLDLSPATIRNVMADLEELGLIASPHTSAGRIPTARGYRLFVDTMLTVQRDPLTAPQLAPEQPQKVIANAAQLLSNLSQFVGVVMAPRRTSVFRHIEFLRLSERRFLVIIVSPEGDVQNRVIFTEADYSQSQLIEASNFLNAHYAGLAMEQVRERLKSEVDVLRGEIALLMQAAVNVGSEALSQAQDEVVISGERNLLAVSDFSNDMGNLRRAFDLFEQKTQILRLLDISSQAEGVRIYIGGESHVVPFEELSIVSAPYEVDGKVVGTLGVIGPTRMPYDRMIQIVDITSKLVSNALSYRK; from the coding sequence ATGCTCGATGACCGTGCCAAGTTGTTGCTCAAAGCCCTGGTCGAGCGCTATATCGCCGACGGGCAACCTGTCGGGTCTCGGACGTTGTCTCGAGCATCCGGGCTTGATCTCTCGCCTGCGACGATTCGCAATGTCATGGCGGACCTTGAGGAGTTGGGCCTGATTGCGAGCCCACATACCTCCGCAGGCCGGATTCCCACCGCGCGGGGTTATCGGCTGTTCGTAGACACCATGCTGACGGTGCAAAGGGATCCGTTGACGGCACCTCAGCTGGCGCCAGAGCAACCACAAAAGGTGATTGCCAACGCGGCGCAACTGCTGTCGAACCTTTCGCAGTTTGTGGGCGTGGTGATGGCCCCAAGGCGAACCTCAGTGTTCCGCCATATTGAGTTTTTGCGGCTGTCAGAGCGCCGCTTTTTGGTGATCATCGTCTCACCCGAAGGTGATGTTCAGAATCGGGTGATCTTCACGGAGGCTGACTACTCTCAGTCGCAACTCATTGAGGCATCCAACTTCCTGAACGCGCACTACGCTGGCCTCGCCATGGAGCAAGTGCGTGAGCGCTTGAAGTCCGAGGTAGATGTGTTGCGCGGTGAGATTGCATTACTCATGCAGGCGGCCGTGAACGTGGGTTCCGAGGCGCTGTCGCAAGCGCAGGACGAAGTTGTGATCTCTGGTGAGCGCAATCTTCTGGCAGTGAGCGATTTTTCCAATGACATGGGCAACTTGCGGCGTGCCTTTGATTTGTTCGAGCAGAAGACCCAGATACTGCGCTTGCTGGACATCTCCAGCCAGGCCGAGGGCGTACGCATCTACATTGGCGGCGAGAGTCACGTTGTGCCTTTTGAAGAGTTGTCCATTGTTAGCGCTCCGTATGAAGTGGATGGCAAAGTGGTTGGTACTCTGGGTGTCATCGGCCCTACGCGCATGCCCTACGACCGGATGATTCAGATAGTGGACATCACTTCGAAGCTGGTTTCCAACGCGCTCAGCTACCGCAAGTAA
- the rapZ gene encoding RNase adapter RapZ, translating to MALEIVLITGMSGSGKSVALHALEDAGYYCVDNLPPELLPAFVALEHRHHGNRVAIAMDVRSATSLHQVPQELNRLRSQDVAVQSIFLDATVDTLVRRFSETRRRHPLSHDDLQQGRRALVQIIELERELLADLREQSHVIDTSTIRASQLQSYVKSLMSTAQGQLTLVFQSFAFKRGIPMDADYVFDVRMLPNPHYEPALRDLTGLDRPVADFLQHQPDVTLMRAHIEQFLAHWLEMLDRNHRSYVTVAIGCTGGQHRSVYLVERLAEAFSNRWTALCRHRELDGR from the coding sequence ATGGCGCTGGAAATCGTCTTGATTACGGGCATGTCAGGCTCTGGAAAATCAGTGGCCCTGCACGCACTGGAGGACGCTGGGTACTACTGTGTGGACAACCTCCCACCAGAACTTCTCCCTGCCTTCGTTGCCTTGGAGCACCGCCACCATGGCAACCGAGTTGCCATTGCCATGGATGTGCGGAGCGCTACCTCATTGCACCAGGTTCCTCAGGAATTGAACCGTCTGCGCAGCCAGGATGTCGCGGTTCAATCGATTTTTCTGGATGCCACCGTTGATACGCTGGTGCGGAGATTCTCCGAGACACGCCGGCGCCACCCCTTGTCCCACGACGACCTTCAACAAGGCCGCAGGGCCCTGGTGCAGATCATTGAGCTAGAACGCGAACTCCTGGCTGACCTGCGCGAACAATCGCATGTCATCGACACGAGCACGATACGGGCCTCACAGCTGCAAAGTTACGTCAAGAGCCTGATGTCCACAGCGCAAGGACAATTGACTCTGGTCTTCCAATCCTTCGCTTTCAAGCGCGGTATTCCTATGGATGCAGACTACGTTTTTGATGTGCGCATGCTTCCCAACCCTCACTACGAGCCGGCACTGCGTGATCTCACAGGTCTGGATAGACCGGTGGCAGACTTCCTCCAACATCAACCCGATGTGACCCTCATGCGCGCTCACATCGAACAGTTTCTGGCGCATTGGTTGGAGATGCTTGACCGCAATCACCGCAGCTATGTCACCGTAGCCATTGGGTGCACTGGCGGGCAGCACCGCTCCGTCTATCTGGTGGAAAGACTCGCCGAAGCATTCAGCAATCGCTGGACTGCGCTCTGTCGGCATCGGGAACTCGACGGGCGTTGA
- a CDS encoding bifunctional (p)ppGpp synthetase/guanosine-3',5'-bis(diphosphate) 3'-pyrophosphohydrolase yields MNAVLNLPSATQPRSGDPSTAGPLSAAAAAANAAAASFAALTDSLDYLDATSIEQVRQAYRFADEAHLGQLRNSGEPYITHPIAVAAQCATWKLDAQALMAALLHDAMEDCGVTKADLIDRFGAPVAELVDGLTKLDKLQFNTREENQAESFRKMLLAMARDVRVILIKLADRTHNMRTLSDMPRSKWGRISSETLEIYAPIAHRLGLNQTYRELQDLAFRHLHPWRYATLSKAVNKSRNRRRDLVQKVQSEVDAAFSKIGMKVRLAGREKTLYAIYQKMDLKHLSFAQVTDIYGFRVIVPAVTDCYTALGVLHQMYKPVPGKFKDHIAIAKLNGYQSLHTTLVGPSGVNIEFQMRTDEMHVIAEAGVAAHWLYKAQNGDGTSAERLGTKWLQSLLDIQNETRDAAEFWDHVKVDLFPDAVYVFTPKSQIMALPRGATVVDFAYAIHSNVGDRTTAAKINNEQVPLRTELKNGDVVEIITAPVSTPNPAWLGFVRTGRARSKIRHYLKTLAQTESEGLGEKLLTQAIRAEGLEQLPPLSPENLPLWDKLLRFTGNRSRSELMTDLGLGKRIASIVAKRLMVLMTEHGHRPDALLMTRERYTSHETLSQGAVTLDGSENASVQYAPCCRPVPGDSIVGYLGRGEGLVVHNTHCSVAKRLQHKDSERFIAVDWSDEPTRMFETGVVVTVTNGKGVLARVAAQLANSEADITHVDMDDEAALDTTDLRFIVAVRDQAHLEVALRNLRRTQAVIRAARITPQA; encoded by the coding sequence ATGAACGCGGTGCTCAACTTACCTTCCGCAACGCAGCCCCGGTCTGGCGATCCCTCCACAGCGGGCCCGCTCTCGGCAGCCGCGGCGGCAGCCAACGCGGCCGCCGCTAGCTTTGCCGCGCTGACGGACAGCCTGGACTATCTGGATGCGACCAGCATTGAACAGGTTCGCCAGGCATACCGTTTTGCGGACGAGGCTCATTTGGGCCAGCTGCGCAACAGTGGCGAACCCTACATCACCCACCCCATTGCGGTGGCGGCCCAATGCGCCACGTGGAAGCTGGACGCCCAGGCCCTGATGGCTGCCCTGCTGCACGATGCCATGGAAGACTGCGGCGTCACCAAGGCCGACCTGATCGACCGTTTCGGCGCTCCAGTAGCAGAGCTGGTGGACGGACTCACCAAACTCGACAAACTGCAGTTCAACACCCGTGAAGAGAACCAGGCCGAGTCCTTCCGCAAGATGCTGCTGGCCATGGCGCGCGATGTACGCGTCATTCTCATCAAGCTGGCAGACCGCACACACAACATGCGCACGCTATCAGACATGCCGCGCAGCAAATGGGGCCGCATATCATCTGAAACGCTAGAAATCTACGCTCCCATCGCTCACCGCCTGGGGCTCAATCAGACCTACCGTGAACTGCAGGATCTGGCGTTCAGACACCTGCACCCGTGGCGCTACGCGACCCTGTCCAAGGCAGTGAACAAATCGCGCAACCGCCGCCGAGATCTGGTGCAAAAAGTACAGTCCGAGGTGGACGCCGCCTTTTCAAAGATCGGAATGAAGGTGCGCCTGGCGGGCCGCGAGAAGACGTTGTATGCCATCTACCAGAAGATGGATCTCAAGCACCTGAGCTTTGCCCAAGTCACGGACATCTATGGCTTTCGGGTGATTGTTCCCGCAGTGACCGATTGCTATACGGCGCTGGGGGTGCTACACCAGATGTACAAACCGGTGCCGGGAAAGTTCAAGGATCACATTGCGATTGCCAAACTCAATGGCTATCAGTCCCTGCACACCACTCTTGTGGGCCCCTCGGGGGTGAACATCGAGTTCCAGATGCGTACGGATGAAATGCACGTCATTGCAGAGGCTGGCGTTGCTGCGCACTGGCTGTACAAAGCCCAGAATGGCGACGGAACCTCCGCAGAACGCTTGGGCACCAAATGGCTGCAATCGCTACTGGACATCCAGAACGAGACGCGCGACGCGGCCGAGTTCTGGGACCATGTGAAGGTGGATCTTTTTCCCGACGCGGTTTACGTCTTCACACCCAAGAGCCAGATCATGGCGCTACCGCGCGGGGCCACCGTGGTGGACTTCGCTTACGCGATCCACAGCAACGTGGGCGATAGAACCACGGCAGCCAAGATCAACAATGAGCAGGTGCCGTTGCGCACAGAACTCAAAAACGGTGACGTGGTGGAGATCATCACCGCCCCTGTTTCTACCCCCAATCCGGCGTGGTTGGGGTTTGTCCGCACGGGTCGTGCTCGTTCAAAAATTCGCCACTATCTCAAGACCCTGGCCCAAACGGAGTCCGAGGGACTCGGGGAAAAACTGCTGACGCAGGCGATTCGTGCGGAAGGCCTGGAGCAATTGCCGCCGCTCAGCCCTGAAAACCTGCCCCTGTGGGACAAACTGCTGCGCTTTACCGGCAACCGCAGCCGCAGCGAACTCATGACCGACCTGGGTCTGGGTAAACGCATTGCCAGCATTGTGGCCAAGCGGCTGATGGTGCTGATGACGGAGCACGGACATCGCCCTGATGCCCTGCTCATGACACGTGAACGCTACACATCGCACGAAACCTTGTCCCAGGGAGCGGTCACCCTCGACGGCAGCGAAAATGCCTCCGTGCAATACGCCCCTTGCTGCCGCCCTGTGCCAGGGGACAGCATCGTCGGCTACCTGGGCCGCGGAGAAGGACTTGTGGTTCACAACACCCACTGCAGCGTGGCCAAGCGTCTTCAGCACAAGGACAGCGAACGGTTTATCGCTGTGGACTGGTCTGACGAGCCCACACGCATGTTTGAAACCGGCGTGGTGGTGACTGTCACTAACGGCAAGGGCGTTCTGGCACGCGTGGCCGCACAACTGGCGAACTCCGAAGCGGACATTACCCATGTCGACATGGACGATGAAGCAGCACTGGACACCACAGATCTGCGTTTTATCGTGGCTGTACGGGATCAAGCCCACTTGGAAGTGGCGCTGCGGAACCTTCGTCGAACCCAGGCGGTCATTCGCGCAGCGCGAATTACACCGCAGGCATAG
- the recN gene encoding DNA repair protein RecN has translation MALRRITLRDFVIVQALELELHSGFTVLTGETGAGKSILIDALQLALGARSDAGVVREGCPKTDICAEFDCPEHVQPWLEDAGFEVNDFLLMRRTVDAQGKSRAWINGTPATAAQLRALGDMLLDIHGQHAWQSLTRPESVRGLLDAFAGISTSDTSARWAQWRLDQKALQQARQAQATLHQERERLQWQIGEVDKLAPAHGEWEELDAQHKRLSHAQTLLDSANGALHILRDDEIGSIAALTRAHTLLQAQEHIDPEFANLSDILASSLAQTNDVVHSLQAYLRRADIDPQRLTELDSRLSLWLTLARRYKRPPEELPTLLADWKIEMRQLDAAIDLEQLQVAEASSAKAYHSAARAVSLARTKAAPKLSNAITRAMQGLGMEGGKFEASVSKAQESAPHGIDEVVFLVAGHPGMSPKPIGKVASGGELSRISLAISVTTSELGMAPTLIFDEVDAGVGGAVAETVGRLMQQLGTDRQVLAVTHLPQVAACAHHHIKVAKRKSPDGTTSIVQAVQGEQRVVEIARMLGGERSTETTLAHAREMLSNVGNPPPKKDS, from the coding sequence ATGGCGCTCAGACGAATCACGCTCCGTGATTTTGTGATCGTTCAGGCTCTAGAGCTAGAGCTGCATTCTGGATTCACGGTACTGACCGGCGAGACGGGTGCGGGCAAATCCATCCTTATCGATGCACTTCAACTGGCGCTGGGCGCGCGGTCGGACGCAGGCGTCGTTCGCGAGGGCTGTCCCAAAACGGACATCTGCGCCGAATTTGATTGCCCAGAACATGTTCAACCATGGTTGGAAGATGCTGGGTTTGAAGTCAACGATTTCCTATTGATGCGACGCACAGTGGATGCGCAAGGCAAGAGCCGCGCCTGGATCAATGGCACACCCGCCACGGCGGCACAACTGCGTGCCCTGGGAGACATGCTGCTTGATATTCATGGCCAGCATGCTTGGCAGAGCCTCACGCGCCCTGAATCGGTTCGCGGCCTGCTCGACGCGTTTGCGGGGATCAGTACCAGCGACACATCGGCACGGTGGGCGCAATGGCGCTTAGATCAGAAAGCACTGCAGCAAGCGCGCCAGGCCCAAGCCACATTGCATCAAGAACGCGAGCGTCTGCAGTGGCAAATCGGCGAAGTGGACAAGTTGGCGCCAGCACACGGCGAATGGGAGGAACTTGACGCGCAGCACAAGCGCCTTTCGCACGCTCAAACGCTTCTGGACAGTGCCAATGGTGCACTCCATATCCTGCGGGATGACGAGATCGGCTCCATCGCGGCGCTGACACGCGCCCACACGCTCTTACAAGCCCAGGAACACATCGATCCAGAGTTTGCCAACCTCTCCGACATCCTTGCATCGAGCTTGGCACAGACCAATGATGTTGTGCACTCGCTCCAAGCATACCTGCGGCGCGCAGACATTGACCCTCAGCGTCTGACAGAACTGGACAGCCGACTATCGCTGTGGCTGACTCTGGCACGGAGGTACAAGCGCCCTCCCGAGGAACTACCCACACTGCTGGCGGACTGGAAGATCGAAATGCGCCAACTGGACGCAGCTATCGATCTTGAGCAGCTTCAAGTTGCAGAAGCGTCGAGCGCCAAGGCGTACCACTCGGCTGCGCGGGCAGTGTCGCTGGCACGGACAAAAGCAGCCCCCAAACTTTCGAATGCCATCACCCGGGCCATGCAAGGCCTGGGCATGGAGGGAGGAAAATTCGAAGCATCTGTATCCAAGGCACAAGAATCTGCGCCCCATGGCATCGACGAAGTGGTGTTTCTGGTCGCTGGCCACCCTGGGATGAGCCCCAAACCTATCGGCAAGGTCGCCTCCGGTGGCGAACTTTCGCGCATCTCGCTCGCCATCTCGGTCACCACCAGCGAGCTTGGCATGGCGCCCACCCTCATCTTTGACGAGGTCGACGCTGGCGTTGGCGGTGCTGTCGCAGAAACCGTGGGCCGGCTGATGCAACAGTTGGGAACCGACCGCCAAGTTCTTGCCGTGACCCATCTCCCCCAGGTGGCCGCGTGTGCACACCATCACATCAAAGTGGCAAAACGGAAAAGCCCCGATGGGACCACGAGTATCGTGCAGGCAGTTCAGGGAGAGCAGCGCGTCGTGGAGATCGCCCGCATGCTGGGCGGAGAACGCTCGACAGAAACAACGTTGGCCCATGCCCGCGAGATGCTGAGCAACGTGGGGAACCCTCCCCCTAAAAAGGACTCTTGA
- the mutY gene encoding A/G-specific adenine glycosylase: MSVPAVGGSVAERVVAWQVSHGRNHLPWQQTRDPYRVWLSEIMLQQTQVVTVLDYYARFLDRFPDVGALAKAPQDEVMGLWSGLGYYSRARNLHRCAQQVMVDHGGVFPRSAEILATLPGIGRSTAGAIAAFCFSERVPILDANVRRVLTRLLAFDKDLASAKNERLLWDLAGSLLPTHDLNSAMPRYTQGLMDLGASICTPRAPDCSECPLMGSCMAWRTKDPERYPVRTRKLTRRSESWQLTIVRDGQGRVWLQRRPSTGIWAGMHCVPVFSDEVSRAAFVSVLGESSKVSQEELQPFVHVLTHRDLHLHPTLIDVDIAINLPGDGVWLGPDQWQVVGLPAPIRKLLEATQTQLW; encoded by the coding sequence ATGAGTGTGCCGGCTGTAGGGGGCTCGGTCGCCGAACGGGTGGTCGCCTGGCAGGTGTCACATGGCCGGAACCATCTGCCGTGGCAACAGACCCGTGATCCCTACCGGGTGTGGCTGTCAGAGATCATGCTGCAGCAGACCCAGGTGGTGACCGTATTGGACTACTACGCACGGTTTCTGGATCGCTTTCCAGATGTTGGGGCCTTGGCGAAAGCACCCCAGGATGAAGTGATGGGGCTGTGGAGTGGTTTGGGCTACTACAGCCGCGCACGCAATCTGCACCGCTGTGCACAGCAGGTGATGGTGGACCATGGGGGGGTGTTCCCTCGCTCTGCGGAGATTCTGGCGACCTTGCCGGGTATTGGCCGATCTACAGCGGGAGCCATCGCTGCGTTTTGTTTTTCCGAGCGTGTGCCGATTTTGGATGCCAATGTACGGCGGGTGTTGACGCGTTTGCTGGCTTTTGACAAGGACCTTGCTTCGGCCAAGAACGAGCGGCTGCTTTGGGATCTTGCAGGGTCACTGCTGCCCACGCATGACTTGAACAGTGCCATGCCTCGCTATACCCAGGGGCTCATGGACTTGGGTGCATCCATCTGCACTCCACGGGCGCCCGATTGTTCCGAATGCCCATTGATGGGGTCCTGTATGGCATGGAGAACAAAAGACCCTGAGCGTTATCCAGTCAGAACGCGCAAGCTGACGCGCCGATCCGAGTCCTGGCAGCTGACCATTGTTCGCGATGGACAAGGGCGTGTGTGGCTGCAGCGACGTCCATCAACAGGTATCTGGGCGGGCATGCATTGTGTGCCGGTGTTTTCCGACGAGGTTTCCCGCGCCGCATTTGTATCTGTTCTGGGCGAGTCATCGAAGGTTTCGCAAGAGGAGTTGCAGCCTTTTGTTCATGTACTCACCCACAGGGATTTGCACCTTCATCCCACGCTGATCGATGTGGATATTGCGATCAACCTGCCTGGTGATGGGGTATGGCTGGGGCCAGATCAATGGCAGGTTGTCGGTCTACCCGCGCCTATTCGTAAACTGCTTGAGGCGACACAAACGCAGTTGTGGTGA